The nucleotide window GACCATGCAGTCAATAATGATATGAACCAAGTGCAGACAGAGGACGTTCAGAGGTCCGACATCCAATCTTTCAATTCGTCCACAATGTCTGCAAACCAGGAACTGAAGTCAAAGGAAGATTATCTCGATTCCCAGGCCAAAATTGATCAGGTTCATCTCGACTTGCAACAGGCCATTGAGGATGGATTGGAACCGGGGAGTTCGAAAGTGCAAAGTATTATTGGCAGGCATCTTGAATGGATTAAGAGTTATTATACGCCCACCGCTGAGATCTATCAGGATCTGGCCAATCTGTACGTCGAGCATCGAGATTTCCGCAAGATGTACGATGGTTACCACCCGAGGCTGGCTGAATTCCTGCGTGACGGGATGATGATTAAAGCGGAACAGGATCTAACCTAGATGCATAAAGTAACATGGGCGAGCAAGAACATGGGTGTGAAACTATAATGGATACCAAAGAGCGCAGACCTCTGAGAGGACTGCGCTCTTTGGTATTACCGGTTGTTCGCTTACAACTGCTCTGTGAGCAGGCTTACGGCTTTCTCTAGGAAGACGCGGTCTTCGTCGTCAAAACGGTTTTTGATCGGGCTGTCGATATCCAGCACCCCGTACAGTTCGCCGTTTTTGATAATCGGTACGACAATCTCACTGTTGGATGCTGCGTCACAGGCAATATGGCCTGGGAAAGCATGAACATCGTCAACGACCATGGTACGTTTTTCGGCAGCAGATGTACCGCATACGCCACGTCCTAATGGAATTCGGATACAGGCAGGTAGTCCTTGGAATGGCCCGAGGACCAGTTCTTTTCCATCATACAGATAGAAGCCGACCCAATTGGTGTCGGTCATGAATACATTGAGCAGCGCAGCAGCGTTCGCCAGATTGGCAATCGCACTAGGTTCATCGCGGATCAGAGCACTTAACTGTCCCAAGACGGCGGTGTGCTGCTCACTTCGTGTTCCTTCATAGGAAACAGCTTGAAACATGGTAAATCACCCTCCCGAGCAAAATGGTACTTATTTTCAAGATAGTGCAGAGGATGCGGTTAGTCAAGCGGAGGATTTCGGAAAGGGAAGGGAATACCAGAAGAATCCTCCTGTTTCTCAGCTTCTTGGGTGGGGTAATTACTTAGCAACCACGGAGGGCTATAACCCGGGAAGGAGCTTGGCTTATGCATGCAGAGGTACAGAATCTTTTTGTACGGATACATCTACTACATTTCGCGCAAAATCAGGATTTGAACGTTAGCGAGGCGCTGCCTTTATTGGAAGAACGGGGATATCGCGTTGGAGAGCGGGAGATCAAGCAGGAGCTTGAACACCTGACACAGGAAAACTTCCTGACCGCCCACGGGGACCAATGGAGCCTGACCGGGACTGGCATTGAAGAGTTCAAGGAAATCACGGCTGTGTTTGGCCGGGTTAGCGATGAATTACTGGGGAAGGGCAAGAAAACGTCCAAAGCTTAAAGTTCACTCGGACAAGCCCTGATGTAACTCACTTAAACTTGAATTGATCCATACGTACAACAAGACCGGGAGCGACATTGGCCCGGTTTTTTGACGTGTGTTCATGACTGAATAGTTGCCATTCGGCGCAGGTTATGATTAGATGACTAGTGAATCTTATGGTCTGCAGAGATAGATCGGATCGGAGTGTCTTATATGTATAAATGCAAAGGGAGAATTCCCGAAATGGAGACTGCGCGGCTTCGTCTGCGCAAAATGCGTCGCCGGGATGCGGCCCAGATGTTCGCATGCTGGTCAGATCGCGAGGTGACCCGTTATATGAATCTTGCGCCCATGATTGGGACAAGCGAGGCGGCGGACATGATTGGACTGCTTAATCATATGGCAGGGGAAGAGGATGCGATTCGGTGGGGGATCGAACTCAAGGAGACAGGCAAGCTCATCGGCAGCTGTGGATTTAACACATGGCAGCTTGAAGGCGCATTCCGGGGTGAGATCGGTTATGAGCTGGGACGTGACTACTGGCGCCACGGTTATATGACGGAGGCTTTCTCGGCATTGTTGCCCTTCGGATATGAGACCATGGGACTTAATCGGATTGAAGCGCTGGTTGATCCGCGCAATCTCGCTTCCGGCGAGTTTCTGACGAACCGCGGTTTTACGCGGGAAGGGCTGCTGCGTCAGGTGCAGCATACGTCCACTGGCTATAAGGATATGGTGATGTATTCCATGCTGTATGATGAGTTCCTTCGCAAGAAAGGCAAATAAAAGAGACAATATATAATTGTTTTTATAGTTACACTTCAACGAAGAAACAGAACAAAGCTGGAGAAGCGAAGCGTTCGTATTTATCACCGGATTTCTCCTTTGGAGAGGAGAAGAAAAAATCTGGGGATAACAGCGATTGGAAGCTTGTTCTGATTCGTAGTAGAGGTGTAAATTAACGTACCAATTATATAGAGAAACGAAGAGAGAAGGGTTTGTGTGAATGCAACCGGAGGTTTGAAGCGCAGTTTCATCTTGACGGGGCTGTTGCTCGCGACATTTCTGTCAGCGATTGAAGGTACCGTGATTGGCCCGGCGGGACCAACCATTGTCAGTGAATTGGGGAGTGTACAGCTGCTGAGCTGGATTTTCACCGCATACCTGCTGACGATGGCTGTGAGTACACCCATTTTCGGCAAAATCAGTGACCTGTATGGACGAAAGCCTGTATTTCTGATTGGCTGTGCCTTATTTTTATTGGGTTCACTCCTGTGCTGCCTATCGCAGAACATGGAGCAATTGATTATTTTTCGTGCCATTCAAGGGATTGGTGCGGGTGCGGTAGTTCCTGTTACGTTTACGATTATCGGGGACATCTACGCCATTGAAGAACGTGGCAAAATTCAGGGCTGGATTAGCTCCGTGTGGGGTATTTCCTCTCTGGCGGGTCCGCTGCTTGGTGGTTATTTTGTAGATAATCTGGGCTGGCAGTGGATCTTTGGTTTTAATGTGCCATTCGGCCTGCTCGCGATGTGGTTTGTATTTCGTTATTTGAAGGAAGATATCTCTCCGCGAACGGCCAAAATTGACTATGTCGGTGCGCTGACCTTCACGGTGGGCATTACCGCGTTGCTATTTGTTCTGTCAGCGGGTGGGCAATATTATGCCTGGAGTTCTCCGTTGATTGTAGGACTGAGTGTGGTTGCCGCTCTGTTTATCATTTTATTTTTCGTGGTGGAAAAAAGAGCTCAGGCCCCGATGGTTCCACTACATCTGTTCCGAATTCGTGACATCCGTGTGGCGAATATCGCCGGACTGCTAACCAGTACTCTGATGATCGGCCTGACCAGTTATTTGCCGCTCTGGGTGCAGGGGGTTCGGGGAGGTAATGCGACGGAATCCGGGCTGCTGCTCGCGCCGATGTCGGTGGGTTGGCTCATTGGTAGTGTGATGGCAGGCCGCCTGTTGATGAAAATTGGATCTCGTATGACCGCATTGATTGGATTAACCGGAATTGCGATCGGATCGGGTGGACTCTTTCTGGTGGGCGGGACATCCCCGCAGGCTGTACTATTCATATTGACCTTTATATATGGTCTCGGTTTTGGATTTGCGTTCACGATCTTCACCATTATTGCGCAGTCTTCTGTAGGGTATAAGGAACGTGGTTCCTCTACAGCACTGCATACGTTCATGCGTACGTTGGGACAGACGATTGGTGCAGCAGCTTTTGGTACTTGGTTGAACTATCGGATCTCCACGTTATCCAGTGAGCAGAATCTGGCGGATGCCGGAATTTCGGAGAATGATCTGAATGAACTGCTCGCACCACATACGGATGCTGCTCTATCGGATGACAAATGGGGGCTGCTGCGTAACGTGCTGGAAGGAAGTTTGCATTCCCTGTTTGTCATTATGTTTGTCATTGCATTGGTCTCATGGGTAACTACGCTGGCATTACGCAAACGTTTGATCGTACCCGAAGATGCAGATGCTCCACCGCAGCCACAAGGCTCAAAGTAAAAAGAAGATATACGAAAAACCGGATTCGCCGATGTCAGGCAAATCCGGTTATTTTTGTTGATGGCACGCGTGCAATGAATGGTCTAGCTACTCGCCGATAAACGGTCTGCACTGTGTGCTAGCCTTCCCAAGAGTTCGGACAGCAGCTCCTTGTCTTCCTCGCTCAGTCCACTGACAGCGCGGTCGATCTTCACCGCATAACCTGGATAGATGTCATCCATGGTGCGCTGACCTTCTTCGGTCAGTTCCACAAAGATGATACGTCTGTCTTGCGGACAATGCTTACGGAGTAACAGTCCTTTTTGCTCCAGCTTATCAATCACATAGGTCACATTTCCGCTTTGCAGCAGAAGCTGTGCACCAACCTGTTGAATCGGCTGAGCGCCTTTCATATATAACACTTCGAGCACCCCGTATGCGGTGGGGTTGAAGCCATGCACTTTGCTTCCGGATACAGCGTGTTCATTCACGCTCTTGAATGTCTGGGCCAAGGTGCGGTACAGATGAAGTGAACGTTCGGCTCCAATTTCTTGTAATTCCAGCATGCTGATCCCGCCTTTTCAGATTAGTTTATAAGTTGAAATGATGAAGAGTGGTCCTCTTCGTTATGCTGTTCATGTAAAAGATTATTTCAACTTATATGAGTTGGTTAGTTATGTTTGACGATTCAGGTTGTCGCCATGCTCTTATTGTAAACCTCTGTTTCCGCGAAAAACATGCGATATGTCACAAGATCTGCATTTTTAGCATTTAAAATTTGATCATTCATCATGAAT belongs to Paenibacillus sp. FSL H8-0079 and includes:
- a CDS encoding MarR family transcriptional regulator; its protein translation is MLELQEIGAERSLHLYRTLAQTFKSVNEHAVSGSKVHGFNPTAYGVLEVLYMKGAQPIQQVGAQLLLQSGNVTYVIDKLEQKGLLLRKHCPQDRRIIFVELTEEGQRTMDDIYPGYAVKIDRAVSGLSEEDKELLSELLGRLAHSADRLSASS
- a CDS encoding MDR family MFS transporter yields the protein MKRSFILTGLLLATFLSAIEGTVIGPAGPTIVSELGSVQLLSWIFTAYLLTMAVSTPIFGKISDLYGRKPVFLIGCALFLLGSLLCCLSQNMEQLIIFRAIQGIGAGAVVPVTFTIIGDIYAIEERGKIQGWISSVWGISSLAGPLLGGYFVDNLGWQWIFGFNVPFGLLAMWFVFRYLKEDISPRTAKIDYVGALTFTVGITALLFVLSAGGQYYAWSSPLIVGLSVVAALFIILFFVVEKRAQAPMVPLHLFRIRDIRVANIAGLLTSTLMIGLTSYLPLWVQGVRGGNATESGLLLAPMSVGWLIGSVMAGRLLMKIGSRMTALIGLTGIAIGSGGLFLVGGTSPQAVLFILTFIYGLGFGFAFTIFTIIAQSSVGYKERGSSTALHTFMRTLGQTIGAAAFGTWLNYRISTLSSEQNLADAGISENDLNELLAPHTDAALSDDKWGLLRNVLEGSLHSLFVIMFVIALVSWVTTLALRKRLIVPEDADAPPQPQGSK
- a CDS encoding GNAT family protein; this translates as MYKCKGRIPEMETARLRLRKMRRRDAAQMFACWSDREVTRYMNLAPMIGTSEAADMIGLLNHMAGEEDAIRWGIELKETGKLIGSCGFNTWQLEGAFRGEIGYELGRDYWRHGYMTEAFSALLPFGYETMGLNRIEALVDPRNLASGEFLTNRGFTREGLLRQVQHTSTGYKDMVMYSMLYDEFLRKKGK
- a CDS encoding GAF domain-containing protein — translated: MFQAVSYEGTRSEQHTAVLGQLSALIRDEPSAIANLANAAALLNVFMTDTNWVGFYLYDGKELVLGPFQGLPACIRIPLGRGVCGTSAAEKRTMVVDDVHAFPGHIACDAASNSEIVVPIIKNGELYGVLDIDSPIKNRFDDEDRVFLEKAVSLLTEQL